Proteins from one Gracilinanus agilis isolate LMUSP501 unplaced genomic scaffold, AgileGrace unplaced_scaffold45823, whole genome shotgun sequence genomic window:
- the LOC123255403 gene encoding radial spoke head protein 6 homolog A-like, whose product TDIPVPNVIEAAFYFEQAGVGMNSDETFRIFLSLKQLVEQQPIQTCRFWGKILGLDRNYLVAEVEFREGEEEEEEEEAEELVEGAAEGMEGRPEEEGEDEEEKEVDEPPKSTWKPPPVIPREDSRTGTNKFLYFVCNEPGQSWTKLPHVTPTQIVNARKIKKFFTGHLDTPIVSYPPFPGIEANYLRAQIARISAGTQISPLGFYQFGEEEGDEEEEGGAGRDSYEENPDFEGIPVAELVDSLANWVHHTQHILPQGRCTWVNPNQKSEEEEELGEEEEKADEPDEVEQEIGPPLLTPLSEDAGIFFFNFIF is encoded by the exons ACAGACATCCCGGTGCCCAACGTCATCGAGGCGGCCTTCTACTTCGAGCAGGCGGGCGTCGGGATGAACTCGGACGAGACGTTCCGCATCTTCCTGTCGCTCAAGCAGCTGGTGGAGCAGCAGCCCATCCAGACGTGCCGCTTCTGGGGCAAGATCCTGGGCCTCGACCGCAACTACCTGGTGGCCGAGGTGGAGTTCCGCGAGGgcgaggaagaggaggaggaggaggaggcggaggaGCTGGTGGAGGGCGCGGCCGAGGGCATGGAGGGCCGCCCGGAGGAGGAGGGCGAGGAcgaggaggagaaggaggtggaCGAGCCGCCCAAGTCCACGTGGAAGCCGCCGCCCGTGATCCCCCGCGAGGACAGCCGCACCGGCACCAACAAGTTCCTCTACTTCGTGTGCAATGAGCCGGGCCAGTCTTGGACCAAGCTGCCCCACGTCACGCCCACGCAGATCGTCAACGCCCGCAAGATCAAGAAGTTCTTCACCGGCCACCTGGACACGCCCATCGTCAGCTACCCGCCCTTCCCCGGCATCGAGGCCAACTACCTGCGCGCGCAGATCGCCCGCATCTCGGCCGGCACGCAGATCAGCCCGCTCGGCTTCTACCAGTTCGGGGAGGAGGAGGGcgacgaggaggaggagggcggCGCCGGGCGCGATTCCTACGAGGAGAACCCCGACTTCGAGGGCATCCCCGTGGCAGAGCTCGTGGACTCCCTGGCCAACTGGGTGCACCACACCCAGCACATCCTGCCCCAG GGTCGCTGCACCTGGGTGAATCCCAACCAGAAgtcggaggaggaggaggagctgggggaggaagaggagaaggcagATGAGCCAGACGAGGTGGAACAGGAAATCGGACCCCCCCTCCTGACCCCACTCTCTGAAGAtgcaggtatttttttttttaattttattttttag